The nucleotide window ACTTACTCTATGGACATCCGATCCATCCATTTTGGCTGTATAAATTGCCTCACTGCCGTTGTTAAAAATAGAAAAGGCTATTTGCTGATCATCATTCGAGATAGCAATTTTGCTTCCAAGCCCAGTATGATATGTATAAACATCACGATCAGCAAATAAAAGATAACCAATACAGGCCACAAGTAACAAGGCGACAATTCCAATGCCACTCAAAAGCACTTCATTTTTATTCATTCATATCCCCCTTTTTAGAAATGTTTACCTTACATACAATATAGTGTAAAATTACACTCATGAAAAGGTTTTTTTAGGAAGATATTATTTTTTAATTTGAAACGGCAGGTAAGCTTTCATTTCTTATGGAAATACCGGATATTTAAGCAATCATTATTCATTTAATATTTATTAATGGGACAACTATGGCCATGGTAAAATAATGGGTGAGGGGATAATAAGCAGGGGGTGTACTGAAATGAATCCAAAGTTTCACCGAAGTGGTCATTCAAGTAAACGACGCCCAAGCAAGCGTGTTGTGACAGCTAAAAACGAAATACGAGCAGCCCGTTTGATAAATGAATTTGATGAAGATGATCATGACTGGCAAAGAGAAAGAAAACTGAAAGTTGTTCATCATTTTCATCCAAAAACAACATTAGAGCGCAACAATAAAGTGAGCCAATTAAAGCAAAAAAGAAGGCAAATGAATAAGTCACACCAGGAGGATTTTTAACTGTCTCACCTGAAATATAGCGAGGTGTTGCTGATTGCTAGCATTTGATAACACCTTGTTAGCGAAAGATGTCGGATATAGTCGATATATAGTAGGGGCTTGTAAAACCAGTCGATAAGACGGAGGGTTTGCTAATAGAGATATGATGGATAACCTTAGATCCATAGCCCATATAAAGGCACCTTCCATGCAAAAGATGCCCTTATGCAGGAGTTCTTTTAGCATGGAAGGTGCCATTGAAGCCAAAAGATGCCCTTATGCACGGATTTTGATACACATAAGGGCACCATTCAAGCCAAGAGATACCCTTATGCAGGGGTTTACACACACATAAGGGTGCCTCCTAAGCCGAAAGATGCCCTTATGCAGGGGTTCCCACACACATAAGGGCACCATTCAAGTCAAAAGATACCCTTATGAAAGGGTTCTCACACACATAAGGGTACCATTCAAGCCAAGAGATACCCTTATGCACGGATTCTGATCCACATAAGGGTACCATTCAAGCCAAGAGATACCCTTATGCACGGATTCTGATCCACATAAGGGTACCATTCAAGCCAAGAGATGCCCTTATGCAGGGGTTCCCACACACATAAGGGTACCTCCCAAGCCGAAAGATGCCCTTATGCAGGAGTTCTCACACATATAAGGGTACCATTCAAGTCAAAAGATACCTTTATGCAGGGGTTCTCTCACGCGCAACTTTAATTTATACAACACATTCTGAAAAAAATGATATAATTGGGAAGTCTGATAAAATTTTAAAAAGAGGTGTCATTTGTGGAGCTTGTTTTTTCCGCTATAACCTTTGTGTTCATCATCTCGACGGCGGGTTTTATCTGGAAAAACAGATCCAAAAGGCAGGGCAATGGGGCAATTGTGGGAATGATACTTTTATCCAGTTCATCGGTGCTCGTCGGTCTGGCATTAAAATCAAACTTTTCCTTTATATTTTACTGCTTGCAGCTCGTCCTTCTGGTGATGGCACTTGGTATGGCATTAAAGAAACAATCCAAGATACACAACTAAAAAAAGTTTGTGCAATATTTTGGACGAGCTTCTTTTTTGCTGAAAAAAAGAGATAATTGTTGAATATTTTTTCGGAAAAATATAGAGTATTATAGTCGATAATGTAAGTTTATCTATACCTTCTAAAAGGTATATTGAAATAGATAAATGTAGGTTACATAGAATGGGACTCTGTAAATTGTGCGGATTGCCCGAGGTTTTATGGGTCATTCTATTGATAACGACAAAAGAGGTTTCTGGGTTAGTTTTTCGATAAATTCTTCTTATTGCTTTAAAATGCTCTAGGCCTTGCAGCCCCAAAATGCGTATGTAAAGTGGATGAATTACGGAAAAAGCCTGGGTCCAATGAGGAAGGAGAGAGGTTTATGGAATCAATTTGGCTTGAATATGCCTGGGCATTATTAATTTTGATCGGTCTGGAAGGTTTGTTATCGGCTGACAATGCTCTAGTATTGGCAATCATCGCTAAACATTTACCTGATGATCAAAAGAAAAAGGCGATCAGCTATGGAATACTCATGGCGTTTGTCTTCCGCTTCGGTGCACTATTTGCGATTTCTTATATTGCAAATGTCTGGCAGGTACAGGCAATTGGAGCAGCGTATCTATTATACCTTGGATTAAAGCATGTCATCCAAGCTAAATTTGGTGCGAAAAATGAGGACATACATAAAGAGGATGAGAAAGAAGCAAGAGGATTGGGATTCTGGCCGACTGTGGGCAAAATCGGATTGGCAGACCTTGCCTTTGCAATTGACTCAATTCTTGCTGCAGTCGCGCTTGCACTAGGACTTCCGGACTCACCGCTAGGAAACTTTGGCGGTATGGATGGTGGTAAATTCCTCGTAGTACTTCTTGGGGGAGTCGCCGGCCTGATCCTGATCAAATATGCAGCAACCTGGTTTGTTAAGCTGCTGGATGAGCGCCCTGCATTGGAAACAACTGCTTATGCAATCGTTGCTTGGGTCGGTGTGAAGTTGGCCGTTATTACCCTTGCTCATGAGAAGATTGGTATTTTGGATCATGATTTCCCTCACAGTACATTATGGACAACTATCTTCTACAGTGTATTGGTAGCAATCGCCCTGATCGGCTGGTTTGCCCCAGGACAAAAATCCAAGGGTGAAGGACAAGCCTAAATCTAAATAAAACAAAAAAGTGCGTACATCCACCATGGGTGTACGCACTTTTTTTATTCGGGAGGCGTAACGTTTAATCGGGAACCTGCGTGGAATAGACAATTAGAGGATCATGGTAAATTCCATTTAAGGAGTGTTGATATGAAAGCCGCAGAATTACTGATCAAGTGTTTGGAACGTGAAGGTGTAGAATACATTTTCGGAGTTCCTGGAGAAGAAAATCTAGATATTATGGATGCGCTTCTTGATTCCAGTATTGAGTTCATCGTGACGAGGCATGAAACCAATGCCGCTTTCATGGCGGGGACATATGGAAGACTTACCGGTAAACCGGGAGTCTGCCTCGCGACGCTTGGACCAGGAGCAACGAACCTTTTGACAGGGGTGGCAAATTCAAATATGGACCACAGTCCGATTGTTGCCATTACTGGCCAAGCAGGTTTGGACCGACAGCACAAAATATCACATCAATATTATGATTTGGTCTCAATCTATGAACCTGTGACGAAATGGAATACACAGGTGAAAAAAGCAGAAATCATTCCAGAGGTGGTCAGAAAGGCATTTGATGTTGCTACAGGTGAAAAGCCTGGTGCCACACATATTGACCTGCCTGAGGATATTGCCGCGATGGATGTGGAGGGCAGTCCTCTTCAGATCATGGAACCGACAATAATGGAAGCGGGGGAACGGGTCATTAAGGACGCAGCACGGCTTATCGAACAGGCTAAGCACCCTTTGATCCTGGCAGGAATGGGAGTGGAAAGAGGACAGGCTGAGGATAGTCTCAGACGTCTAGCGGAAAAAGCAAATCTTCCCGTTGTTCATACGTTTATGGGTAAAGGAGCAATTTCCTGGAAAAACGACTTAAGCCTTTTGACAGCAGGTATCAGCGGCAAGGACTATATTACCTGTGGTTTTGAACAATCCGATTTAATCATTGCCGTTGGCTTTGACATGGCAGAATATCCGCCGAAAAACTGGAATCCAGATGGAGAAAGCCCTATTTTACACATCGACACAACTGAAGCTGAAACAGACGCGAATTATCCAGTGAAACACAGTGTCATAGGGGATATTAACGAAAACCTTAAACAATTGGAGAAAGTCACCACAGCCGGGGACAGAGAAAACAAATGGGTATCCCGTGTAAGGGAAAAAACATTGAATGAATTCCAATCCTACTCAGATGATTCAAGCTTCCCGGTAAAACCGCAAAAAATCATCAGTGACTTGAGATCAGTTATGAACGAAAAGGACATCGTCATCTCGGACGTTGGGGCACACAAAATGTGGATGGCGAGAATGTATCATACCTTTGAACCGAATACATGCCTGATTTCCAATGGCCTTGCTTCGATGGGAATTGCTGTTCCAGCTGCCATATCGGCCAAAATGGTGCACACAGAAAGGAATGTTGTTGCTGTGGTCGGTGACGGTGCCTTCCAAATGTCGAGTGCTGAGCTTGAAACAGCTGTCCGTCTAAATTTGCCGATCATTATTTTGTTATGGCGAGATGGCGGATACGGGCTCATTGAATGGAAACAAATGAAAGAGTTTAACAGATCCTCCAACATTAAGTTTGGTAATCCCGATTTTATTCAGCTTGCAAAATCGTATGGTTTTGAAGCGATTGGAATCGAAGAAGGCGGACAATTAAAGGATGCCATCAAGAAAGCAGTCGAAATGAATAAGCCGGTCTTGATCGATTGTCCAGTGGATTACAGTGAAAATATGAAGCTAACAGAGAAACTAGGTGAAATCTTATGCTAGGAAAAGGCGGTGATGTCATGAAAATTACTTCTATTATTAATGGAGTAGAACAGACAGAAAGCAACGGAGAGACGATGGCGGTTAGAAACCCCTTCACTGGTGAACTTGTAGCAGAAATGCAATTGGCAGATGAGGCACAAATGGAGGAAGCGATCGAAAACAGTGTCAAGGCTTTTAACAACACGATGAAAATGATGCCTGCCCATGAGAGGGCAGATATCCTGCTTAGGGCTGCACAGCTATTGGAGGATAAAAAGGAAGACTTTGCCCGGGTCGTTGCAATAGAAGCAGGAAAGCCGATAAAGCATAGCAGAGCCGAAATTCAGCGATCCATTCAGGTAATCCGGTTTTCAAGTGAACTTTCAAAGCATATGACAGGAGAAGTGCTGCCAATGGATGCTGCACTTCGCGGCGACCAGCGTATGGGAATGGTGAAGCGGGTGCCGATGGGGGTAATTGGTGCAATTACCCCTTTCAATTTCCCGTTGAATTTATCGCTGCATAAAATTGCTCCGGCAATTGCAGCCGGGAATACGGTGATTTTTAAACCGGCAGAAAAAACCCCAGTTTCAGCATATATGCTGACGAAGCTCTTCCATGAAGCGGGGTTGCCGGATGGAGTACTGAACCTGGTGCTCAGTACTGGAAAAGTGGCAGGTTCAACCCTTGTCCCTCATAAAAAGGTCCCGAAAATCACTTTTACCGGAAGTCTGACGGTCGGAAAAATTATCCGAGATACGGCTGGTTTCAAGAAGGTCACAATGGAGCTTGGTTCGAATTCGCCGAATATTGTTTTTGAGGACGCGGAAATTGATGATGCCGTTGAAAGATTGGTGAATGCTGCATTTGGCTACTCAGGGCAAGTTTGTGTTTCAGCACAGAGGATTTATGTACAGGAAGAAGTTTATGATGAGTTCCTTATGAAGTATAAAGAGGCAACGGAACAGCTGAAGATTGGTGATCCGCTGGATGAGGAAACGGACTTCGGCCCAATGATTGACGAGGATGCTGCTGAGAGAATCCAAGAATGGGTAGAAGAAGCAAGAGAACAGGGAGCAACAATTGAAACTGGAGGTGAGCGAAAAGGAACAATCGTGTACCCAACGATTATCACGAATGTCAAAAAGGAGATGAAGGTCGTAACAGAAGAAGCGTTCGCTCCGATTGTCACCGTAATGCCGTTTAGGACCGAGGATGAAGCGATTGAAAATACAAATGACTCCATTTACGGTCTGCAGGCCGGGGTTTTCACAAAGGACATAAGCCGTGCTTACCGGGTAGCTGATAAACTGGAAATGGGCGGTGTCTGGATCAATGAAGCCTCCGTCTATCGTCAGGACAATTATCCATATGGCGGTGTAAAACTCAGCGGGCTCGGCAGGGAAGGCGTAAAATATGCAATCGAGGAAATGACTGAACTGAAATTCATAGGAGTCAGGCTTTAAGGTGAAGGACCACTCTCCAACGATGGAGAGTGGTCGTTTTTTTAGGTGCATAGATGTGGGGCGGGGACCACTGGAGCCTGCTGGCAAGCAATTTGAAGCCAGCAGGATCAATGGTCAACACACCACCATTAGCTTCCACAGCGGGTAGATTTTATCAGGATTGCCGACTTCATTAAGAATCCAGTCAGATTCTTTTTTCAATAGGTCACGGAGAAGTACACATGCAATCTGATGTTTTTGCGGAGTGAGGTTTTCCTGTATTTGACGGACGTTCTCAATAATGGCATCTGGGAGTGAGGACTCTAAAGCCTTCAGACCCAACTGTGCTCGTTCCGGTCGATACCTGTGAAGCAGCACTTTCGCAAGGTGAGTCATCACATGATTGAGCATATTCACCGACCATAAATCATTGCCGCGGACAGATGACTTTTTGTACTGAAATAGAAACCAGGCTATATCATCGACCGCGACCTGAAATTCTTCTGGAGATAAACGAAGAGTTTGGGAAGCTTTAAATCTTTCCAGCCGATTATACGGGTCATAGATTACTTTGAAATAGTCCTTTTCAACAAAAATCTCCTCGGTAACCGTAAATAAATCAACGTGCAGCATATTTTCATACACTGCTATAATCTGCGGGGCGATGATATAAATATCATCATAAAAAAGCAACTTTCCGTAGGTTTCTAGATGATCGATTCGGCTCAAAAGGAAATCTGAGAGGTCATCTTGGTCAACAAGGCAGTATAGATCAAGATCAGAATGTTCATCCTGCTCTCCTCGTCCTACAGAACCCTTCACAAAGATGGCTTGAATTCTTTTATCCTTAACAAGGCTGTTTGTCAAAATTTCCAGAGCTTCAGTAACCTTCATCGAATCACGCACCTAACCAGTCATTTACCTGGGCGAATTTTTCCTTCGCGTCTTCATAGCCCACTTCATACAACTGTGTCAGTTTATCTGGATTTCGTTCTACACGGCCAACCTTGAGATTCATTGATGGCCTGATGACGATCACTTCATTTTTCGCTTCAAGAGCTTCGATGTAATCGAGCGTTTCATTGTACATTTTATAGCGTGTTTCAAGCGCTTGGTGCAGGCCTTTGAAGTCTTTATACACATAACGCGGCAGCCAAGAAAAGGAGGACTTTTTCTTCCGGTATCCTTTTGGCTTCGTCAGTACGATCACGCTTTTTTGGACTCCATCTGTCATTGCTTTCCTGATAGGAATCGGATCGGATATTCCGCCATCCATAAGGGTTTTTCCCCTAAACTCAATCGCAGGTGCCATGAATGGAAGCGTGCTGGAAGCTCTGATGATTTTAAGAATATCCTCTGGCACATCATTTTTATTAAAATAAACAGGTTCGCCAGTGAAGCAATCTGTCGTACCAATCAGAAAGGTTTCCGCGGCAGTGTTGAATGTCTCGAAATCAAAGGGTACCAGCTCGTTTGGAAGCTTATCAAATATAAAATCCATCCCAAACAGTTCTTTTTTTAACAACAAATTTCTATAAGAAATATAATCTTGATGTGTCACATAATCAATCGTCACTTGCTTATTTCTCCCTGGCTGTCTGGCAATATATGAAGAGCCCTGGCACGCACCGGCAGAAACGCCGATGATATATGGGAAAAATAAATCATTTTCTAAAAAATATTCAAGTACCCCAGCCGTGTAGACACCTCTCATGCCTCCACCTTCAAGGATCAAACCACTGCTATACACTCCAATTCCCCCCTGGAATTTTATTTCTTTTTTACATTTTAACACAGGCTATTCAGGATTAATTCCAGGATGATTACTCACTCAGAAGGTGATGGATCATCCTTGATTTGTCTTCGAAAAATTGCTTCATGATCCGGTAATGATTCGTCTCTTCCAAATCTCTTTTAAAAATACCTTCATCACTGAATTCATATATCGTGGCATCAGGATAAGCCATGATTATCGGGGAGTGAGTAGCAATAATCAACTGGGAGTTTTCCTTAACAAGATCATGTATTCGGGTCAGCATCGACATTTGCCTTAACGGGGAAAGAGCCGCTTCTGGCTCGTCCAATATGTATAGACCATTTCCGCGAAAGCGGTGAAGGAAGGTTGAGAAAAAAGCCTCACCATGTGACTGCTCGTGGAGAGACTGCCCGCCAAACGAATGAATGACCTTTGGACCTCCCATAACTTCACGATCCATTTCTTCAATATTAGAAGCAACATTATAAAAACTCTCCGCACGGAGGAAAAATCCATCCTGTGGCCGTTCCACTCCTTTTACGATCCGCAGGTAATTCCCCAGCTCTGAGTGGGAGTCATAGGTGGAAAAATTGAAATTATACGAACCACCCTCAGCATTAAAGCCAAGACCCACTGCAATCGCTTCAAGCAAAGTCGATTTACCCATCCCATTTTCACCAATCAAAAATGTCACCTTTGGATGTAAATCTATCTCATCCAAATTTTTAAAGCTGGGGAGATTAAATGGGTATGAATGAAATGAAGGTACTTCATCCACTTTCAAACTGACACTTCGAACATACTGCCAATTCAGCATAAGTACCCCGCCTTAACAGTTTTCCTTATTTTATCATGAATAGAATTGAAACTGGAAAAAACGCATGAAATTTCCAATTTGCTATAAAAATGAAAAAGTTGCTATAAAAAGCCTAAACTCGCTATAAAAATGAAAAAGTCGCTATAAAAAAGAAAAACTCGCTATAAAAAAGAAAAACTCGCTATATAATCAATTTTTCCGCTATATAACATTATGCAGCGATGTCGTCGAAGCATATTTTTTAGTTATAATACAGTTACAAACACAATTAGGAAGTGATAATCATCTTTAGTGCCATTATATTGTTCATTTTAGCGGGAATTGCTGAGATTGGCGGCGGATATTTGATCTGGCTGTGGCTGAGGGAAGGAAAACCACTTTATTGGGGAATCGGTGGCGGATTCGCGCTCGCTATATATGGAGTCATCGCCACATTCCAGGCCTTCCCGTCGTTCGGAAGAGTATACGCTGCATACGGAGGGGTATTCATTATTCTGTCCGTATTATGGGGATGGGGAATCGATAAGAAAACTCCAGATTTATACGATTGGATTGGCGCGGCAATTTGCCTGGTAGGAGTATCTGTGATGCTGATGGCACCAAGACAATAACCATTCGATGCTTATACATAAGTAGTTTTTAAACTGGTAACATGCCAGCATAAACATAGCAATCAAGTCATTCTCATTATTTTGATGGATGGAAGATGAAAAAGAAACTCACGATATTGGATAAGCTGCAAATCGTATTGGGAATTAGTGCTGCGGTGGTAATGATCCAGCATTGATAAACGAATCTTATCCCTGGCATTTTAAGATCAGGCCTATCTGATGGCTCTTAATATAATACAATTAGGGATGCAGGGGAAAATCAGGTTTTTCTCACAATATTATTGTTTTTGCCTCGCTCATCATCGTTCTTGCCGTGATGTAAACGATACCTCCCATCCTGTTTTTTTTCGTGGAAATAGGGAAAAACAATGGTATCCCGGTGCATCTTTTTTGCAAAAATTTAGCATAACTGGGATAATACATTATAGGGTATAACAAACTTTAAGGAGGCATTTAAAATGAATGATATTACAGTTTACACAACAAACACTTGACCTTACTGCACAATGATGAAACAATTCCTTGAGGGTCAAGGATTAAACTACAAAGAAGT belongs to Mesobacillus sp. AQ2 and includes:
- a CDS encoding acetolactate synthase large subunit; protein product: MKAAELLIKCLEREGVEYIFGVPGEENLDIMDALLDSSIEFIVTRHETNAAFMAGTYGRLTGKPGVCLATLGPGATNLLTGVANSNMDHSPIVAITGQAGLDRQHKISHQYYDLVSIYEPVTKWNTQVKKAEIIPEVVRKAFDVATGEKPGATHIDLPEDIAAMDVEGSPLQIMEPTIMEAGERVIKDAARLIEQAKHPLILAGMGVERGQAEDSLRRLAEKANLPVVHTFMGKGAISWKNDLSLLTAGISGKDYITCGFEQSDLIIAVGFDMAEYPPKNWNPDGESPILHIDTTEAETDANYPVKHSVIGDINENLKQLEKVTTAGDRENKWVSRVREKTLNEFQSYSDDSSFPVKPQKIISDLRSVMNEKDIVISDVGAHKMWMARMYHTFEPNTCLISNGLASMGIAVPAAISAKMVHTERNVVAVVGDGAFQMSSAELETAVRLNLPIIILLWRDGGYGLIEWKQMKEFNRSSNIKFGNPDFIQLAKSYGFEAIGIEEGGQLKDAIKKAVEMNKPVLIDCPVDYSENMKLTEKLGEILC
- a CDS encoding YnfA family protein; protein product: MFSAIILFILAGIAEIGGGYLIWLWLREGKPLYWGIGGGFALAIYGVIATFQAFPSFGRVYAAYGGVFIILSVLWGWGIDKKTPDLYDWIGAAICLVGVSVMLMAPRQ
- a CDS encoding patatin family protein; this translates as MYSSGLILEGGGMRGVYTAGVLEYFLENDLFFPYIIGVSAGACQGSSYIARQPGRNKQVTIDYVTHQDYISYRNLLLKKELFGMDFIFDKLPNELVPFDFETFNTAAETFLIGTTDCFTGEPVYFNKNDVPEDILKIIRASSTLPFMAPAIEFRGKTLMDGGISDPIPIRKAMTDGVQKSVIVLTKPKGYRKKKSSFSWLPRYVYKDFKGLHQALETRYKMYNETLDYIEALEAKNEVIVIRPSMNLKVGRVERNPDKLTQLYEVGYEDAKEKFAQVNDWLGA
- a CDS encoding aldehyde dehydrogenase family protein produces the protein MKITSIINGVEQTESNGETMAVRNPFTGELVAEMQLADEAQMEEAIENSVKAFNNTMKMMPAHERADILLRAAQLLEDKKEDFARVVAIEAGKPIKHSRAEIQRSIQVIRFSSELSKHMTGEVLPMDAALRGDQRMGMVKRVPMGVIGAITPFNFPLNLSLHKIAPAIAAGNTVIFKPAEKTPVSAYMLTKLFHEAGLPDGVLNLVLSTGKVAGSTLVPHKKVPKITFTGSLTVGKIIRDTAGFKKVTMELGSNSPNIVFEDAEIDDAVERLVNAAFGYSGQVCVSAQRIYVQEEVYDEFLMKYKEATEQLKIGDPLDEETDFGPMIDEDAAERIQEWVEEAREQGATIETGGERKGTIVYPTIITNVKKEMKVVTEEAFAPIVTVMPFRTEDEAIENTNDSIYGLQAGVFTKDISRAYRVADKLEMGGVWINEASVYRQDNYPYGGVKLSGLGREGVKYAIEEMTELKFIGVRL
- a CDS encoding TerC family protein codes for the protein MESIWLEYAWALLILIGLEGLLSADNALVLAIIAKHLPDDQKKKAISYGILMAFVFRFGALFAISYIANVWQVQAIGAAYLLYLGLKHVIQAKFGAKNEDIHKEDEKEARGLGFWPTVGKIGLADLAFAIDSILAAVALALGLPDSPLGNFGGMDGGKFLVVLLGGVAGLILIKYAATWFVKLLDERPALETTAYAIVAWVGVKLAVITLAHEKIGILDHDFPHSTLWTTIFYSVLVAIALIGWFAPGQKSKGEGQA
- a CDS encoding nucleotidyltransferase domain-containing protein — protein: MKVTEALEILTNSLVKDKRIQAIFVKGSVGRGEQDEHSDLDLYCLVDQDDLSDFLLSRIDHLETYGKLLFYDDIYIIAPQIIAVYENMLHVDLFTVTEEIFVEKDYFKVIYDPYNRLERFKASQTLRLSPEEFQVAVDDIAWFLFQYKKSSVRGNDLWSVNMLNHVMTHLAKVLLHRYRPERAQLGLKALESSLPDAIIENVRQIQENLTPQKHQIACVLLRDLLKKESDWILNEVGNPDKIYPLWKLMVVC
- a CDS encoding AAA family ATPase; translation: MLNWQYVRSVSLKVDEVPSFHSYPFNLPSFKNLDEIDLHPKVTFLIGENGMGKSTLLEAIAVGLGFNAEGGSYNFNFSTYDSHSELGNYLRIVKGVERPQDGFFLRAESFYNVASNIEEMDREVMGGPKVIHSFGGQSLHEQSHGEAFFSTFLHRFRGNGLYILDEPEAALSPLRQMSMLTRIHDLVKENSQLIIATHSPIIMAYPDATIYEFSDEGIFKRDLEETNHYRIMKQFFEDKSRMIHHLLSE